A window from Sus scrofa isolate TJ Tabasco breed Duroc chromosome 2, Sscrofa11.1, whole genome shotgun sequence encodes these proteins:
- the CTNND1 gene encoding catenin delta-1 isoform X3, which produces MDDSEVESTASILASVKEQEAQFEKLTRALEEERRHVSAQLERVRVSPQDANTLMANGTLTRRHQNGRFVGDADLERQKFSDLKLNGPQDHSHLLYSTIPRMQEPGQIVETYTEEDPEGAMSVVSVETSDDGTTRRTETTVKKVVKTVTTRTVQPVPMGPDGLPVDASSVSNNYIQTLGRDFRKNGNGGPGPYVGQAGTATLPRNFHYPPDGYSRHYEDGYPSSSDNYGSLSRVTRIEERYRPSMEGYRAPSRQDVYGPQPQVRVGGSSVDLHRFHPEPYGLEDDQRSMGYDDLDYGMMSDYGTGRRTGTPSDPRRRLRSYEDMIGEEVPSDQYYWAPLAQHERGSLASLDSLRKGGPPPPNWRQPELPEVIAMLGFRLDAVKSNAAAYLQHLCYRNDKVKTDVRKLKGIPVLVGLLDHPKKEVHLGACGALKNISFGRDQDNKIAIKNCDGVPALVRLLRKARDMDLTEVITGTLWNLSSHDSIKMEIVDHALHALTDEVIIPHSGWEREPNEDCKPRHIEWESVLTNTAGCLRNVSSERSEARRKLRECDGLVDALIFIVQAEIGQKDSDSKLVENCVCLLRNLSYQVHREIPQAERYQEAPPNVANNTGPHAASCFGAKKGKDEWFSRGKKPTEDPANDAVDFPKRTSPARGYELLFQPEVVRIYISLLKESKTPAILEASAGAIQNLCAGRWTYGRYIRSALRQEKALSAIADLLTNEHERVVKAASGALRNLAVDARNKELIGKHAIPNLVKNLPGGQQSSSQNFSEDTVVSILNTINEVIAENLEAAKKLRETQGIEKLVLINKSGNRSEKEVRAAALVLQTIWGYKELRKPLEKEGWKKSDFQVNLNNASRSQSSHSYDDSTLPLIDRNQKSDKKPDREEIQMSSMGSNTKSLDNNYSTLNERGDHNRTLDRSGDLGEMEPLKGTPLMQDEGQESLEEELDVLVLDDEGDQMSYPPMKI; this is translated from the exons ATGGACGACTCAGAGGTGGAGTCGACCGCCAGCATCTTGGCCTCTGTGAAGGAACAAGAGGCCCAGTTTGAGAAGCTGACCCGGGCGCTGGAGGAGGAACGGCGCCACGTCTCGGCGCAGCTGGAACGCGTCCGGGTCTCACCACAAGATGCCAACACGCTCATGGCCAACGGCACCCTCACCCGCCGGCATCAG AACGGCCGATTTGTGGGCGATGCTGACCTTGAGCGACAGAAATTTTCAGATCTAAAACTCAACGGACCCCAG GATCACAGTCACCTTCTGTATAGCACCATCCCCAGGATGCAGGAGCCAGGGCAGATCGTGGAGACCTACACAGAGGAAGACCCTGAGGGAGCCATGTCTGTTGTCTCCGTGGAGACCTCAGATGATGGAACCACTAGGCGCACAGAGACCACA GTCAAGAAAGTGGTGAAGACCGTGACAACACGGACCGTACAGCCAGTCCCTATGGGACCAGATGGGCTGCCCGTGGATGCCTCATCCGTTTCTAACAACTACATCCAGACTCTGGGTCGTGACTTCCGCAAGAATGGCAATGGGGGACCTGGTCCCTATGTGGGGCAGGCCGGCACTGCTACccttcccaggaacttccactacCCTCCCGATGGATATAGCCGCCACTATGAAGATGGTTATCCAAGTAGCAGTGACAACTATGGCAGTCTGTCCCGGGTGACCCGCATTGAGGAGCGATACAGGCCCAGCATGGAGGGTTACCGGGCACCCAGTAGACAGGATGTGTATGGGCCCCAGCCCCAGGTTCGGGTAGGTGGGAGCAGCGTGGATCTGCATCGCTTTCATCCAGAGCCTTATGGGCTTGAGGATGACCAGCGTAGCATGGGCTACGATGACCTGGATTATGGCATGATGTCCGATTATGGCACTGGCCGTCGGACTGGGACACCCTCTGACCCTCGGCGACGCCTCAG GAGCTATGAAGACATGATTGGTGAGGAGGTGCCATCAGACCAGTACTACTGGGCTCCTTTGGCCCAGCACGAACGCGGAAGTTTAGCAAGCTTGGATAGCCTGCGCAAGGGAGGACCTCCACCCCCCAACTGGAGACAGCCAGAGCTGCCAGAGGTGATAGCCATGCTAGGATTCCGTTTGGATGCTGTCAAGTCCAATGCAGCTGCATACCTGCAACACTTGTGCTACCGCAATGACAAAGTGAAGACTGATGTTCGGAAGCTCAAGGGCATCCCAGTACTGGTGGGATTGTTAGACCACCCCAAAAAGGAAGTGCACCTTGGTGCCTGTGGAGCTCTCAAGAATATCTCTTTTGGACGTGACCAGGATAACAAGATAGCTATAAAAAACTGTGATGGTGTTCCTGCTCTTGTGAGATTACTCCGAAAGGCTCGTGATATGGACCTCACTGAAGTTATTACTG GAACCCTGTGGAATCTCTCATCCCATGACTCAATCAAGATGGAGATTGTGGACCATGCACTGCATGCCTTGACAGATGAAGTGATCATTCCGCATTCTGGTTGGGAACGGGAGCCTAATGAAGATTGTAAGCCACGCCATATTGAGTGGGAGTCGGTGCTCACCAACACAGCTGGCTGCCTTAG gaaTGTCAGCTCCGAGAGGAGTGAAGCTCGCCGGAAACTTCGGGAATGTGATGGTTTGGTGGACGCTCTCATTTTCATTGTTCAGGCTGAGATTGGACAGAAAGATTCAGACAGCAAG CTTGTGGAGAACTGTGTTTGCCTCCTTCGGAACTTGTCATATCAAGTTCACCGGGAAATCCCACAGGCAGAACGATACCAAGAGGCACCTCCCAATGTTGCCAACAATACTGGGCCACATGCTGCCAGTTGCTTTGGGGCCAAGAAGGGCAAAG ATGAGTGGTTCTCCAGAG ggaaaaaacccacagaggATCCAGCAAATGATGCAGTGGATTTCCCTAAAAGAACTAGTCCTGCTCGAG GCTATGAACTTTTATTTCAACCAGAGGTGGTTCGGATATATATCTCACTCCTCAAAGAGAGCAAGACTCCTGCCATCCTAGAAGCCTCAGCCGGGGCCATCCAGAACTTGTGTGCTGGGCGCTGGACG TATGGTCGATACATCCGCTCAGCTCTGCGTCAAGAAAAGGCTCTTTCTGCCATTGCTGACCTCCTGACTAATGAACATGAGCGGGTTGTGAAAGCTGCATCTGGAGCACTAAGAAATCTGGCTGTAGATGCTCGCAACAAAGAGTTAATTG GTAAACACGCTATTCCTAACTTGGTAAAAAATCTGCCAGGAGGGCAACAGAGCTCTTCCCAGAATTTTTCTGAGGACACTGTGGTCTCTATCCTGAACACCATCAATGAAGTTATTGCCGAGAACTTGGAGGCTGCCAAAAAGCTTCGAGAGACACAGGGGATTGAGAAGTTGGTTTTGATCAACAAATCAGG GAACCGCTCAGAAAAGGAAGTTCGGGCAGCAGCACTTGTATTACAGACAATCTGGGGATATAAGGAATTGCGGAAGCCACTGGAaaaagaaggatggaagaaatcagACTTTCAG GTGAATCTAAACAATGCTTCACGAAGCCAGAGCAGTCATTCATATGACGATAGCACTCTTCCTCTCATTGATCGGAACCAGAAATCAG ATAAGAAACCTGATCGGGAAGAAATTCAGATGAGCAGTATGGGATCAAACACAAAATCATTAG ataaCAACTATTCCACATTGAATGAGAGAGGGGACCACAATAGAACACTGGATCGATCTGGGGATCTAGGTGAAATGGAGCCATTGAAGGGAACACCCCTGATG CAGGACGAGGGGCAGGAATCTCTGGAGGAAGAGTTGGATGTGTTGGTTTTGGATGATGAGGGGGACCAAATGTCTTACCCCCCCATG AAGATTTAG
- the CTNND1 gene encoding catenin delta-1 isoform X1: MDDSEVESTASILASVKEQEAQFEKLTRALEEERRHVSAQLERVRVSPQDANTLMANGTLTRRHQNGRFVGDADLERQKFSDLKLNGPQDHSHLLYSTIPRMQEPGQIVETYTEEDPEGAMSVVSVETSDDGTTRRTETTVKKVVKTVTTRTVQPVPMGPDGLPVDASSVSNNYIQTLGRDFRKNGNGGPGPYVGQAGTATLPRNFHYPPDGYSRHYEDGYPSSSDNYGSLSRVTRIEERYRPSMEGYRAPSRQDVYGPQPQVRVGGSSVDLHRFHPEPYGLEDDQRSMGYDDLDYGMMSDYGTGRRTGTPSDPRRRLRSYEDMIGEEVPSDQYYWAPLAQHERGSLASLDSLRKGGPPPPNWRQPELPEVIAMLGFRLDAVKSNAAAYLQHLCYRNDKVKTDVRKLKGIPVLVGLLDHPKKEVHLGACGALKNISFGRDQDNKIAIKNCDGVPALVRLLRKARDMDLTEVITGTLWNLSSHDSIKMEIVDHALHALTDEVIIPHSGWEREPNEDCKPRHIEWESVLTNTAGCLRNVSSERSEARRKLRECDGLVDALIFIVQAEIGQKDSDSKLVENCVCLLRNLSYQVHREIPQAERYQEAPPNVANNTGPHAASCFGAKKGKDEWFSRGKKPTEDPANDAVDFPKRTSPARGYELLFQPEVVRIYISLLKESKTPAILEASAGAIQNLCAGRWTYGRYIRSALRQEKALSAIADLLTNEHERVVKAASGALRNLAVDARNKELIGKHAIPNLVKNLPGGQQSSSQNFSEDTVVSILNTINEVIAENLEAAKKLRETQGIEKLVLINKSGNRSEKEVRAAALVLQTIWGYKELRKPLEKEGWKKSDFQVNLNNASRSQSSHSYDDSTLPLIDRNQKSDKKPDREEIQMSSMGSNTKSLDNNYSTLNERGDHNRTLDRSGDLGEMEPLKGTPLMQDEGQESLEEELDVLVLDDEGDQMSYPPMQKI; the protein is encoded by the exons ATGGACGACTCAGAGGTGGAGTCGACCGCCAGCATCTTGGCCTCTGTGAAGGAACAAGAGGCCCAGTTTGAGAAGCTGACCCGGGCGCTGGAGGAGGAACGGCGCCACGTCTCGGCGCAGCTGGAACGCGTCCGGGTCTCACCACAAGATGCCAACACGCTCATGGCCAACGGCACCCTCACCCGCCGGCATCAG AACGGCCGATTTGTGGGCGATGCTGACCTTGAGCGACAGAAATTTTCAGATCTAAAACTCAACGGACCCCAG GATCACAGTCACCTTCTGTATAGCACCATCCCCAGGATGCAGGAGCCAGGGCAGATCGTGGAGACCTACACAGAGGAAGACCCTGAGGGAGCCATGTCTGTTGTCTCCGTGGAGACCTCAGATGATGGAACCACTAGGCGCACAGAGACCACA GTCAAGAAAGTGGTGAAGACCGTGACAACACGGACCGTACAGCCAGTCCCTATGGGACCAGATGGGCTGCCCGTGGATGCCTCATCCGTTTCTAACAACTACATCCAGACTCTGGGTCGTGACTTCCGCAAGAATGGCAATGGGGGACCTGGTCCCTATGTGGGGCAGGCCGGCACTGCTACccttcccaggaacttccactacCCTCCCGATGGATATAGCCGCCACTATGAAGATGGTTATCCAAGTAGCAGTGACAACTATGGCAGTCTGTCCCGGGTGACCCGCATTGAGGAGCGATACAGGCCCAGCATGGAGGGTTACCGGGCACCCAGTAGACAGGATGTGTATGGGCCCCAGCCCCAGGTTCGGGTAGGTGGGAGCAGCGTGGATCTGCATCGCTTTCATCCAGAGCCTTATGGGCTTGAGGATGACCAGCGTAGCATGGGCTACGATGACCTGGATTATGGCATGATGTCCGATTATGGCACTGGCCGTCGGACTGGGACACCCTCTGACCCTCGGCGACGCCTCAG GAGCTATGAAGACATGATTGGTGAGGAGGTGCCATCAGACCAGTACTACTGGGCTCCTTTGGCCCAGCACGAACGCGGAAGTTTAGCAAGCTTGGATAGCCTGCGCAAGGGAGGACCTCCACCCCCCAACTGGAGACAGCCAGAGCTGCCAGAGGTGATAGCCATGCTAGGATTCCGTTTGGATGCTGTCAAGTCCAATGCAGCTGCATACCTGCAACACTTGTGCTACCGCAATGACAAAGTGAAGACTGATGTTCGGAAGCTCAAGGGCATCCCAGTACTGGTGGGATTGTTAGACCACCCCAAAAAGGAAGTGCACCTTGGTGCCTGTGGAGCTCTCAAGAATATCTCTTTTGGACGTGACCAGGATAACAAGATAGCTATAAAAAACTGTGATGGTGTTCCTGCTCTTGTGAGATTACTCCGAAAGGCTCGTGATATGGACCTCACTGAAGTTATTACTG GAACCCTGTGGAATCTCTCATCCCATGACTCAATCAAGATGGAGATTGTGGACCATGCACTGCATGCCTTGACAGATGAAGTGATCATTCCGCATTCTGGTTGGGAACGGGAGCCTAATGAAGATTGTAAGCCACGCCATATTGAGTGGGAGTCGGTGCTCACCAACACAGCTGGCTGCCTTAG gaaTGTCAGCTCCGAGAGGAGTGAAGCTCGCCGGAAACTTCGGGAATGTGATGGTTTGGTGGACGCTCTCATTTTCATTGTTCAGGCTGAGATTGGACAGAAAGATTCAGACAGCAAG CTTGTGGAGAACTGTGTTTGCCTCCTTCGGAACTTGTCATATCAAGTTCACCGGGAAATCCCACAGGCAGAACGATACCAAGAGGCACCTCCCAATGTTGCCAACAATACTGGGCCACATGCTGCCAGTTGCTTTGGGGCCAAGAAGGGCAAAG ATGAGTGGTTCTCCAGAG ggaaaaaacccacagaggATCCAGCAAATGATGCAGTGGATTTCCCTAAAAGAACTAGTCCTGCTCGAG GCTATGAACTTTTATTTCAACCAGAGGTGGTTCGGATATATATCTCACTCCTCAAAGAGAGCAAGACTCCTGCCATCCTAGAAGCCTCAGCCGGGGCCATCCAGAACTTGTGTGCTGGGCGCTGGACG TATGGTCGATACATCCGCTCAGCTCTGCGTCAAGAAAAGGCTCTTTCTGCCATTGCTGACCTCCTGACTAATGAACATGAGCGGGTTGTGAAAGCTGCATCTGGAGCACTAAGAAATCTGGCTGTAGATGCTCGCAACAAAGAGTTAATTG GTAAACACGCTATTCCTAACTTGGTAAAAAATCTGCCAGGAGGGCAACAGAGCTCTTCCCAGAATTTTTCTGAGGACACTGTGGTCTCTATCCTGAACACCATCAATGAAGTTATTGCCGAGAACTTGGAGGCTGCCAAAAAGCTTCGAGAGACACAGGGGATTGAGAAGTTGGTTTTGATCAACAAATCAGG GAACCGCTCAGAAAAGGAAGTTCGGGCAGCAGCACTTGTATTACAGACAATCTGGGGATATAAGGAATTGCGGAAGCCACTGGAaaaagaaggatggaagaaatcagACTTTCAG GTGAATCTAAACAATGCTTCACGAAGCCAGAGCAGTCATTCATATGACGATAGCACTCTTCCTCTCATTGATCGGAACCAGAAATCAG ATAAGAAACCTGATCGGGAAGAAATTCAGATGAGCAGTATGGGATCAAACACAAAATCATTAG ataaCAACTATTCCACATTGAATGAGAGAGGGGACCACAATAGAACACTGGATCGATCTGGGGATCTAGGTGAAATGGAGCCATTGAAGGGAACACCCCTGATG CAGGACGAGGGGCAGGAATCTCTGGAGGAAGAGTTGGATGTGTTGGTTTTGGATGATGAGGGGGACCAAATGTCTTACCCCCCCATG CAGAAGATTTAG
- the CTNND1 gene encoding catenin delta-1 isoform X9, whose product MDDSEVESTASILASVKEQEAQFEKLTRALEEERRHVSAQLERVRVSPQDANTLMANGTLTRRHQNGRFVGDADLERQKFSDLKLNGPQDHSHLLYSTIPRMQEPGQIVETYTEEDPEGAMSVVSVETSDDGTTRRTETTVKKVVKTVTTRTVQPVPMGPDGLPVDASSVSNNYIQTLGRDFRKNGNGGPGPYVGQAGTATLPRNFHYPPDGYSRHYEDGYPSSSDNYGSLSRVTRIEERYRPSMEGYRAPSRQDVYGPQPQVRVGGSSVDLHRFHPEPYGLEDDQRSMGYDDLDYGMMSDYGTGRRTGTPSDPRRRLRSYEDMIGEEVPSDQYYWAPLAQHERGSLASLDSLRKGGPPPPNWRQPELPEVIAMLGFRLDAVKSNAAAYLQHLCYRNDKVKTDVRKLKGIPVLVGLLDHPKKEVHLGACGALKNISFGRDQDNKIAIKNCDGVPALVRLLRKARDMDLTEVITGTLWNLSSHDSIKMEIVDHALHALTDEVIIPHSGWEREPNEDCKPRHIEWESVLTNTAGCLRNVSSERSEARRKLRECDGLVDALIFIVQAEIGQKDSDSKLVENCVCLLRNLSYQVHREIPQAERYQEAPPNVANNTGPHAASCFGAKKGKGKKPTEDPANDAVDFPKRTSPARGYELLFQPEVVRIYISLLKESKTPAILEASAGAIQNLCAGRWTYGRYIRSALRQEKALSAIADLLTNEHERVVKAASGALRNLAVDARNKELIGKHAIPNLVKNLPGGQQSSSQNFSEDTVVSILNTINEVIAENLEAAKKLRETQGIEKLVLINKSGNRSEKEVRAAALVLQTIWGYKELRKPLEKEGWKKSDFQVNLNNASRSQSSHSYDDSTLPLIDRNQKSDKKPDREEIQMSSMGSNTKSLDNNYSTLNERGDHNRTLDRSGDLGEMEPLKGTPLMQKI is encoded by the exons ATGGACGACTCAGAGGTGGAGTCGACCGCCAGCATCTTGGCCTCTGTGAAGGAACAAGAGGCCCAGTTTGAGAAGCTGACCCGGGCGCTGGAGGAGGAACGGCGCCACGTCTCGGCGCAGCTGGAACGCGTCCGGGTCTCACCACAAGATGCCAACACGCTCATGGCCAACGGCACCCTCACCCGCCGGCATCAG AACGGCCGATTTGTGGGCGATGCTGACCTTGAGCGACAGAAATTTTCAGATCTAAAACTCAACGGACCCCAG GATCACAGTCACCTTCTGTATAGCACCATCCCCAGGATGCAGGAGCCAGGGCAGATCGTGGAGACCTACACAGAGGAAGACCCTGAGGGAGCCATGTCTGTTGTCTCCGTGGAGACCTCAGATGATGGAACCACTAGGCGCACAGAGACCACA GTCAAGAAAGTGGTGAAGACCGTGACAACACGGACCGTACAGCCAGTCCCTATGGGACCAGATGGGCTGCCCGTGGATGCCTCATCCGTTTCTAACAACTACATCCAGACTCTGGGTCGTGACTTCCGCAAGAATGGCAATGGGGGACCTGGTCCCTATGTGGGGCAGGCCGGCACTGCTACccttcccaggaacttccactacCCTCCCGATGGATATAGCCGCCACTATGAAGATGGTTATCCAAGTAGCAGTGACAACTATGGCAGTCTGTCCCGGGTGACCCGCATTGAGGAGCGATACAGGCCCAGCATGGAGGGTTACCGGGCACCCAGTAGACAGGATGTGTATGGGCCCCAGCCCCAGGTTCGGGTAGGTGGGAGCAGCGTGGATCTGCATCGCTTTCATCCAGAGCCTTATGGGCTTGAGGATGACCAGCGTAGCATGGGCTACGATGACCTGGATTATGGCATGATGTCCGATTATGGCACTGGCCGTCGGACTGGGACACCCTCTGACCCTCGGCGACGCCTCAG GAGCTATGAAGACATGATTGGTGAGGAGGTGCCATCAGACCAGTACTACTGGGCTCCTTTGGCCCAGCACGAACGCGGAAGTTTAGCAAGCTTGGATAGCCTGCGCAAGGGAGGACCTCCACCCCCCAACTGGAGACAGCCAGAGCTGCCAGAGGTGATAGCCATGCTAGGATTCCGTTTGGATGCTGTCAAGTCCAATGCAGCTGCATACCTGCAACACTTGTGCTACCGCAATGACAAAGTGAAGACTGATGTTCGGAAGCTCAAGGGCATCCCAGTACTGGTGGGATTGTTAGACCACCCCAAAAAGGAAGTGCACCTTGGTGCCTGTGGAGCTCTCAAGAATATCTCTTTTGGACGTGACCAGGATAACAAGATAGCTATAAAAAACTGTGATGGTGTTCCTGCTCTTGTGAGATTACTCCGAAAGGCTCGTGATATGGACCTCACTGAAGTTATTACTG GAACCCTGTGGAATCTCTCATCCCATGACTCAATCAAGATGGAGATTGTGGACCATGCACTGCATGCCTTGACAGATGAAGTGATCATTCCGCATTCTGGTTGGGAACGGGAGCCTAATGAAGATTGTAAGCCACGCCATATTGAGTGGGAGTCGGTGCTCACCAACACAGCTGGCTGCCTTAG gaaTGTCAGCTCCGAGAGGAGTGAAGCTCGCCGGAAACTTCGGGAATGTGATGGTTTGGTGGACGCTCTCATTTTCATTGTTCAGGCTGAGATTGGACAGAAAGATTCAGACAGCAAG CTTGTGGAGAACTGTGTTTGCCTCCTTCGGAACTTGTCATATCAAGTTCACCGGGAAATCCCACAGGCAGAACGATACCAAGAGGCACCTCCCAATGTTGCCAACAATACTGGGCCACATGCTGCCAGTTGCTTTGGGGCCAAGAAGGGCAAAG ggaaaaaacccacagaggATCCAGCAAATGATGCAGTGGATTTCCCTAAAAGAACTAGTCCTGCTCGAG GCTATGAACTTTTATTTCAACCAGAGGTGGTTCGGATATATATCTCACTCCTCAAAGAGAGCAAGACTCCTGCCATCCTAGAAGCCTCAGCCGGGGCCATCCAGAACTTGTGTGCTGGGCGCTGGACG TATGGTCGATACATCCGCTCAGCTCTGCGTCAAGAAAAGGCTCTTTCTGCCATTGCTGACCTCCTGACTAATGAACATGAGCGGGTTGTGAAAGCTGCATCTGGAGCACTAAGAAATCTGGCTGTAGATGCTCGCAACAAAGAGTTAATTG GTAAACACGCTATTCCTAACTTGGTAAAAAATCTGCCAGGAGGGCAACAGAGCTCTTCCCAGAATTTTTCTGAGGACACTGTGGTCTCTATCCTGAACACCATCAATGAAGTTATTGCCGAGAACTTGGAGGCTGCCAAAAAGCTTCGAGAGACACAGGGGATTGAGAAGTTGGTTTTGATCAACAAATCAGG GAACCGCTCAGAAAAGGAAGTTCGGGCAGCAGCACTTGTATTACAGACAATCTGGGGATATAAGGAATTGCGGAAGCCACTGGAaaaagaaggatggaagaaatcagACTTTCAG GTGAATCTAAACAATGCTTCACGAAGCCAGAGCAGTCATTCATATGACGATAGCACTCTTCCTCTCATTGATCGGAACCAGAAATCAG ATAAGAAACCTGATCGGGAAGAAATTCAGATGAGCAGTATGGGATCAAACACAAAATCATTAG ataaCAACTATTCCACATTGAATGAGAGAGGGGACCACAATAGAACACTGGATCGATCTGGGGATCTAGGTGAAATGGAGCCATTGAAGGGAACACCCCTGATG CAGAAGATTTAG